The proteins below come from a single Thermodesulfovibrionales bacterium genomic window:
- the nuoH gene encoding NADH-quinone oxidoreductase subunit NuoH has product MLSFINEPAVTNLVLIFLKSIILVSVAMFHVAYATYFERKVIGHMQVRMGPMRVGPHGLLQPVADMVKLLFKEDIIPQQADRTVFYFAPVIAFVAAISSLSVIPFYTDWYVANINIGLLFILAMSSLGAYGIVMAGWASNSKYAFLGGLRSSAQVLSYEIAMGLSLVGVMIMAGSLNLKEIVEAQAKLPYGMFAIPQILGLFVFLVAAFAETNRAPFDLPEAESELVAGYFAEYSGFRFALFYAGEYVAMIVMSSLLTVCYFGGWTLPPLLLNVFPFLEFIPGIVWFVLKVYFFIFLYYWIRATLPRYRYDQLMSIGWKLLIPLSLLNIFITGTLKLLKVF; this is encoded by the coding sequence ATGTTATCCTTCATCAATGAGCCTGCTGTAACAAACCTTGTTCTTATTTTTCTGAAATCCATAATACTTGTTTCTGTTGCCATGTTTCATGTTGCCTATGCAACCTATTTTGAAAGAAAGGTCATAGGCCATATGCAGGTAAGGATGGGACCCATGAGGGTAGGACCTCATGGACTGTTACAGCCCGTTGCTGATATGGTAAAGCTCCTTTTTAAGGAAGATATTATTCCGCAGCAGGCTGACAGAACAGTATTTTATTTTGCACCGGTTATAGCATTTGTGGCTGCTATAAGCTCTCTCTCTGTGATTCCTTTTTATACAGACTGGTATGTGGCAAATATAAATATCGGGCTTCTATTTATACTTGCAATGTCTTCCCTGGGTGCCTATGGCATTGTTATGGCAGGATGGGCATCAAATTCAAAATATGCCTTTCTTGGAGGCCTGAGGTCATCTGCACAGGTCTTGAGCTACGAGATCGCCATGGGGTTGAGTCTTGTAGGAGTAATGATAATGGCAGGTTCTTTAAATCTAAAAGAAATAGTAGAGGCTCAGGCTAAACTACCCTATGGCATGTTTGCCATTCCCCAGATACTTGGTCTCTTTGTATTTCTTGTAGCAGCCTTTGCAGAGACAAACAGGGCACCCTTTGACCTTCCAGAGGCTGAAAGCGAACTTGTTGCTGGATATTTTGCAGAATACTCAGGTTTCAGATTTGCCCTCTTTTATGCTGGTGAGTATGTTGCAATGATAGTTATGTCTTCTCTGCTTACAGTATGCTATTTCGGAGGATGGACATTACCTCCTCTGCTTTTAAATGTCTTTCCTTTTCTGGAATTCATACCTGGTATAGTATGGTTTGTTCTGAAGGTTTATTTCTTTATCTTTCTCTATTACTGGATAAGGGCAACACTTCCAAGATACAGGTATGATCAGCTAATGTCAATAGGATGGAAGCTTCTGATCCCTCTGAGCCTTTTAAATATCTTTATAACTGGCACTCTGAAGTTACTCAAAGTCTTTTAG
- the nuoI gene encoding NADH-quinone oxidoreductase subunit NuoI gives MHVKEIIKKVLFIEIIKGMALTLSRLFIKPVTRQYPEEKRPALPGFRGLHALPRRPDGTARCVGCGLCAAVCPAECIHVYTTEGPEHQKIVVGYEIEVLRCVYCALCVEACPFQAVVLTEHYEYSNYSRDDFYMTMDRLLENWDKYMASKGEEYFKKFWHPIENDFREYEGQPVFDPERYKKRKGKIRDIRGEWLIYKGNGRK, from the coding sequence ATGCATGTTAAAGAAATTATTAAAAAGGTCTTATTCATAGAGATCATTAAAGGCATGGCTCTCACCCTTAGCAGGCTTTTTATTAAACCTGTAACAAGACAGTACCCTGAGGAAAAAAGACCAGCCCTTCCAGGTTTCAGAGGACTGCATGCTCTTCCAAGAAGACCCGATGGTACTGCCAGGTGTGTTGGTTGCGGACTCTGTGCAGCAGTCTGTCCAGCAGAATGTATACATGTTTATACAACAGAAGGTCCTGAACACCAGAAGATTGTTGTTGGATATGAGATAGAGGTTTTAAGGTGTGTTTACTGTGCCCTCTGTGTTGAGGCCTGCCCCTTTCAGGCAGTTGTCCTTACAGAGCACTATGAATATTCAAACTATTCACGGGATGATTTTTACATGACCATGGACAGACTTCTTGAAAACTGGGATAAATATATGGCATCAAAAGGAGAGGAGTACTTTAAAAAATTCTGGCATCCTATTGAGAATGATTTCAGGGAATATGAAGGTCAGCCTGTCTTTGATCCTGAGAGATATAAGAAGAGAAAGGGGAAAATAAGGGATATAAGAGGAGAATGGCTGATTTATAAAGGAAACGGGAGGAAGTAA
- a CDS encoding NADH-quinone oxidoreductase subunit J, whose product MIQIFFAYLAIAIIGLSIFIITRKNPVHSVLGMLFMFIHVGALYLFLNAEFLAAVQVIVYAGAILVLFLFAIMILNIKEELKTELFIGSWVMAIPVTAGLAIMLLLGLRTIKPGYTGSHSIEYIKTMTHTKAFGKELFMNYLLPFELVSIILLVAIVGAIVLSKKRL is encoded by the coding sequence ATGATTCAGATATTTTTTGCCTACCTCGCCATAGCAATAATCGGTTTATCAATCTTTATAATTACAAGAAAGAATCCTGTACACAGTGTCCTGGGAATGCTCTTTATGTTTATCCATGTGGGCGCACTTTATCTTTTTCTCAATGCCGAATTCCTTGCTGCTGTACAGGTGATAGTTTATGCTGGTGCAATACTTGTTCTTTTCCTCTTTGCAATAATGATATTGAATATAAAAGAGGAATTGAAGACAGAGCTTTTTATAGGTTCATGGGTAATGGCAATACCTGTTACAGCAGGACTTGCGATAATGCTGTTACTTGGCCTAAGGACCATTAAACCAGGATATACAGGATCTCATTCAATTGAGTATATAAAAACAATGACCCATACAAAGGCCTTTGGTAAGGAACTCTTCATGAATTATCTTCTACCATTTGAGTTAGTATCGATAATTCTCCTTGTTGCAATAGTAGGAGCTATAGTGCTTTCAAAGAAGAGGTTATAG
- the nuoK gene encoding NADH-quinone oxidoreductase subunit NuoK, protein MVELKWYIWLSLAVFTIGMLGFLTRRNIILIFMSIELMLNAVNINLVAISHYMQDIRGQVLTLFVIAVAAAEAAVGLAILIALFRTKAAGHIDQATELKG, encoded by the coding sequence ATGGTTGAATTGAAATGGTACATATGGCTGAGCCTCGCAGTCTTTACAATAGGTATGCTTGGCTTCCTTACAAGGAGGAATATCATCCTAATATTCATGTCCATCGAACTTATGCTAAATGCAGTGAATATCAACCTTGTTGCCATTAGCCATTACATGCAGGATATTCGTGGACAGGTACTTACCCTCTTTGTTATTGCTGTGGCTGCTGCAGAGGCTGCTGTAGGTCTTGCAATACTGATCGCCCTTTTCAGAACAAAGGCAGCTGGCCATATTGATCAGGCCACTGAACTCAAGGGATAG
- the nuoL gene encoding NADH-quinone oxidoreductase subunit L, translating into MTKIALIPFLPLLGFFINILLGRKFLKDRAHLVSVPLVGISMILAIMTVLEVTSGNVINKDLYTWVVSGDFKVSVGFLIDQLTAVMLVVVTVVSFLVHVYSIGYMHGDPGFYRFFAYLNLFTFSMLMLIMSNNFLQLYFGWEAVGLCSYLLIGYWYEKKSASDAGKKAFIVNRFGDFGFGLGVILIFLTFGTLHYAPVFENVSSIAEKSITLFGQEIHLITLIALLLFCGAIGKSAQIPLHVWLPDAMEGPTPVSALIHAATMVTAGVFMVARCNPIFNLSETAMMVVAITGAVTALFAATIGLVQNDIKRIIAYSTVSQLGYMFLACGVGAYGAGIFHLYTHAFFKALLFLGAGSVMHAMAGELDIWKMGGLKNKLRITYITMLLASLSISGIPGFAGFFSKDEILYQAYLHGEIGKILWFIGTITALLTAFYSFRIIAVAFHGRFRGTHEQEHHLHESPPVMTIPLILLAIGAVGAGWIGIPPLIGEALGLHGTAWFYEFLAPVLGHPHSEGSHSAELMVMTLSIIVGIGGIALAFYLYSDNGERAKALLKRPLLKKIYTMLWNKYYVDEFYQLIIVRPTLWVARTVVEAVTDIGIIEAVVNGVPSMIGRLSTKLRAIQTGLVNHYAIFMVGAMFFILAFILIAR; encoded by the coding sequence ATGACAAAGATTGCATTAATACCCTTTTTACCGCTCCTTGGTTTCTTCATAAACATACTTCTGGGCAGGAAATTCCTGAAAGATAGGGCTCATCTGGTATCTGTACCCCTTGTTGGTATTTCAATGATACTTGCAATTATGACAGTTCTTGAGGTTACCAGTGGCAATGTTATAAATAAAGATCTTTACACATGGGTTGTCTCTGGAGATTTTAAGGTATCTGTCGGTTTCCTGATTGACCAGCTCACTGCTGTCATGCTTGTTGTTGTTACGGTTGTGAGTTTTCTTGTCCACGTCTATTCCATAGGCTACATGCACGGTGACCCCGGATTCTACAGATTCTTTGCCTATCTCAATCTCTTTACGTTCTCTATGCTCATGCTCATTATGTCAAATAATTTTCTTCAGCTTTATTTTGGATGGGAGGCTGTTGGACTCTGTTCTTATCTCCTAATAGGATACTGGTATGAAAAGAAATCAGCCTCTGATGCTGGAAAGAAGGCCTTTATAGTAAATAGATTCGGAGACTTCGGTTTTGGTCTAGGTGTTATTCTGATCTTCCTCACATTCGGGACTCTACATTATGCACCAGTATTTGAGAATGTATCTTCAATTGCTGAGAAATCTATTACTCTTTTTGGCCAGGAGATCCACCTTATAACTCTTATCGCCCTTCTTCTTTTCTGTGGAGCAATCGGAAAATCTGCCCAGATACCCCTTCATGTGTGGCTTCCTGATGCAATGGAAGGTCCCACACCTGTGAGTGCCCTTATCCATGCAGCAACAATGGTTACTGCAGGTGTATTCATGGTGGCTAGGTGCAATCCCATATTTAATCTCTCAGAGACTGCAATGATGGTTGTTGCTATTACAGGTGCAGTAACAGCTCTTTTTGCAGCAACCATAGGACTTGTCCAGAATGATATTAAAAGAATTATTGCCTATTCAACAGTAAGCCAGCTCGGTTATATGTTCCTTGCCTGCGGAGTGGGTGCCTATGGAGCAGGTATATTTCACCTCTATACCCATGCCTTTTTCAAGGCCCTGCTCTTCCTGGGTGCAGGAAGTGTTATGCATGCAATGGCAGGTGAGCTTGACATATGGAAGATGGGTGGTCTGAAGAATAAACTAAGGATCACCTATATAACTATGCTTCTTGCCTCATTAAGTATATCAGGGATACCGGGATTTGCAGGATTCTTCAGCAAAGATGAGATACTTTACCAGGCCTATCTACATGGAGAGATTGGGAAGATCCTATGGTTCATAGGAACAATCACTGCCCTTCTTACAGCCTTTTATTCCTTCAGGATAATTGCAGTCGCCTTTCATGGAAGATTCAGGGGAACTCATGAGCAGGAACACCATCTTCATGAATCACCTCCTGTTATGACCATACCACTGATTCTGCTAGCAATAGGTGCTGTCGGAGCAGGATGGATAGGGATACCACCTCTTATTGGAGAGGCCTTGGGACTTCATGGCACTGCCTGGTTTTATGAATTCCTTGCACCGGTACTCGGCCATCCCCATTCAGAGGGAAGTCATTCTGCTGAGCTCATGGTTATGACACTGAGCATAATAGTAGGAATTGGAGGAATAGCACTTGCCTTTTATCTATATTCAGATAATGGAGAGCGGGCAAAGGCACTCCTGAAAAGGCCGCTTCTTAAGAAGATTTATACCATGCTATGGAACAAATATTATGTTGATGAGTTCTATCAGTTAATTATTGTGAGACCCACACTATGGGTGGCAAGGACTGTAGTTGAGGCTGTAACTGATATAGGAATCATTGAAGCAGTGGTTAATGGTGTTCCTTCTATGATAGGAAGACTATCTACAAAATTAAGAGCTATACAGACAGGGCTTGTTAATCACTATGCAATCTTCATGGTTGGAGCAATGTTCTTTATATTAGCATTTATACTCATTGCAAGGTAA
- a CDS encoding NADH-quinone oxidoreductase subunit M yields MEYPVLSTVIFLPVIGALILLLIGRRQEIAIKWLSLVFTLLTFIASLPLFFNFDKSRSDMQFVEVVDWIPAWNIKYYLGVDGISVLFVLLSALLGPLCVLISWHSIKEKVKEFYIALLLIEAAMIGVFCSLDFFLFYVFWEAMLIPMYLIIGVWGGPRRIYSAVKFFLYTLVGSVLMLVGIIVLYFNGGNTFDIVHLMSQKFPYKLQLMLFWAFFAAFAVKVPMWPVHTWLPDAHTEAPTAGSVILAGILIKMGAYGFLRFSLPLFPDATKAMAPVMLILSVIAIIYGGVICLVQSDLKRLIAYSSVSHMGFVTLGIFALNQQGLEGGILQMINHGIVTGALFLLVGMIYDRSHSREISHYGGMATVLPVYAGFFMTFTLASIGLPGLNGFIGEFLIILGGFRASMLAGALAATGIIIGAAYMLWLYQRVFFQEVNQNIKGYKDMDLREIITLSPLVILVVWIGIYPNTFLSFMHESVKALLIKLH; encoded by the coding sequence ATGGAATACCCTGTTTTAAGCACAGTAATATTTCTTCCAGTCATTGGCGCACTGATTCTACTTCTTATAGGAAGAAGACAGGAAATAGCAATAAAATGGCTAAGCCTTGTTTTTACCCTTCTGACCTTTATTGCCTCACTTCCACTTTTTTTTAATTTTGACAAATCAAGAAGTGATATGCAGTTTGTGGAGGTTGTGGATTGGATACCTGCCTGGAATATAAAATATTATCTCGGTGTTGATGGCATAAGTGTTCTGTTTGTTCTTTTAAGTGCACTACTTGGACCTCTCTGTGTCCTTATTTCATGGCATTCCATAAAGGAAAAGGTAAAGGAATTTTACATTGCCCTGCTTCTAATTGAAGCAGCCATGATAGGTGTCTTCTGCTCCCTGGACTTCTTCCTCTTTTATGTATTCTGGGAGGCAATGCTCATACCCATGTATCTCATTATCGGAGTATGGGGAGGTCCGAGAAGGATATATTCAGCAGTAAAATTCTTTCTCTATACCCTTGTGGGTAGTGTGCTCATGCTTGTAGGAATAATCGTGCTTTATTTCAATGGAGGCAATACCTTTGATATAGTACACCTGATGTCCCAGAAATTCCCCTATAAACTTCAGCTCATGCTTTTTTGGGCCTTCTTTGCAGCCTTTGCAGTGAAGGTTCCTATGTGGCCTGTTCACACATGGCTTCCAGATGCTCATACTGAGGCACCAACTGCTGGGAGTGTAATACTTGCTGGAATACTTATAAAAATGGGAGCCTATGGATTTCTGAGATTCTCCCTGCCCCTTTTTCCTGATGCCACAAAGGCAATGGCACCGGTGATGCTTATCCTTTCAGTAATTGCCATAATATACGGAGGAGTAATATGTCTTGTCCAGTCAGACCTGAAGAGATTGATTGCCTACAGCTCTGTGAGCCACATGGGCTTTGTTACTCTCGGAATATTTGCACTGAATCAGCAGGGCCTTGAAGGTGGAATATTACAGATGATAAATCATGGTATTGTCACAGGAGCTTTATTCTTACTTGTTGGTATGATTTATGATAGAAGCCATTCAAGGGAGATTTCCCATTATGGCGGAATGGCAACTGTGCTGCCTGTCTATGCTGGTTTTTTTATGACTTTTACCCTCGCCTCAATAGGACTTCCTGGACTTAATGGTTTTATAGGTGAATTTTTAATCATCCTTGGTGGATTCAGGGCATCCATGCTTGCAGGTGCCTTAGCAGCAACAGGCATAATAATAGGTGCTGCCTATATGCTCTGGCTCTATCAGAGGGTATTCTTCCAGGAAGTTAATCAAAATATTAAAGGATATAAGGATATGGATCTTAGAGAGATAATTACACTTTCACCCCTTGTTATACTCGTAGTCTGGATTGGTATTTATCCCAATACCTTTCTGAGCTTTATGCATGAAAGCGTAAAGGCATTACTGATAAAGTTGCATTAA